A genomic segment from Melanotaenia boesemani isolate fMelBoe1 chromosome 9, fMelBoe1.pri, whole genome shotgun sequence encodes:
- the fbxo36a gene encoding F-box only protein 36a isoform X1: MASLFGEQVFQVSGQGPPPSKDFFQLVITKDRVIWTTWNISLRRECRGTPPKQLQTTHQDFLHEKMLQYEVGFVFGERILNYIRSLCQGKFDYLERLPEEILLRILSYLELKDTTILAQVSHRFQRLCNSEEFWEQTVRDRCTGFTYDMEGIANAMGWKRTFFTFFHKNVITEEQ, encoded by the exons ATGGCGTCCTTGTTTGGGGAGCAAGTGTTTCAAGTGAGTGGCCAGGGTCCACCACCTTCCAAAGATTTTTTCCAGCTTGTGATTACCAAAGATCGA GTTATATGGACAACATGGAATATTTCTTTGCGACGAGAGTGTAGGGGCACTCCACCCAAACAACTACAGACAACTCATCAAGATTTCCTTCATGAGAAAATGCTTCAAT ATGAGGTTGGCTTTGTTTTCGGGGAGAGGATCTTGAATTACATACGGTCACTTTGCCAAGGGAAGTTTGATTATCTGGAGCGCTTACCTGAGGAGATATTGCTCAGGATCTTGTCCTACCTTGAGCTGAAAGATACAACAATCCTGGCACAGGTTTCACACAGATTCCAAAGG CTCTGCAACTCTGAGGAGTTTTGGGAGCAGACTGTGAGGGATCGCTGTACTGGATTTACCTATGACATGGAAGGCATAGCCAATGCCATGGGctggaaaaggacatttttcacatttttccacaaaaatGTCATTACAGAAGAGcagtaa
- the fbxo36a gene encoding F-box only protein 36a isoform X2 — protein sequence MASLFGEQVFQVIWTTWNISLRRECRGTPPKQLQTTHQDFLHEKMLQYEVGFVFGERILNYIRSLCQGKFDYLERLPEEILLRILSYLELKDTTILAQVSHRFQRLCNSEEFWEQTVRDRCTGFTYDMEGIANAMGWKRTFFTFFHKNVITEEQ from the exons ATGGCGTCCTTGTTTGGGGAGCAAGTGTTTCAA GTTATATGGACAACATGGAATATTTCTTTGCGACGAGAGTGTAGGGGCACTCCACCCAAACAACTACAGACAACTCATCAAGATTTCCTTCATGAGAAAATGCTTCAAT ATGAGGTTGGCTTTGTTTTCGGGGAGAGGATCTTGAATTACATACGGTCACTTTGCCAAGGGAAGTTTGATTATCTGGAGCGCTTACCTGAGGAGATATTGCTCAGGATCTTGTCCTACCTTGAGCTGAAAGATACAACAATCCTGGCACAGGTTTCACACAGATTCCAAAGG CTCTGCAACTCTGAGGAGTTTTGGGAGCAGACTGTGAGGGATCGCTGTACTGGATTTACCTATGACATGGAAGGCATAGCCAATGCCATGGGctggaaaaggacatttttcacatttttccacaaaaatGTCATTACAGAAGAGcagtaa